One genomic segment of Candidatus Woesearchaeota archaeon includes these proteins:
- a CDS encoding DUF120 domain-containing protein, whose product MKDLPILLYIANKAGLHGTLTSSTVLLAAELDISQQTVSRKLQELDEEGSIKKQTTPIGVTLSLTEKGKGKLRTLHGELQQILSQQTNLTGIVKDGLGEGKFYMSQEQYKQQFQSLLNFTPYPGTLNLAVDKNTAAVFLAAKKQLYISGFQTKERTFGGLKCYPILIAKKVAGAVIVPDRTTHTLETVEIIAAANLRSILKLENGKEINVS is encoded by the coding sequence ATGAAAGACCTCCCTATCCTCCTCTACATCGCAAACAAAGCAGGACTGCATGGAACCTTGACATCATCAACAGTGCTACTTGCGGCAGAGCTTGATATTTCGCAACAAACAGTCTCAAGAAAATTGCAAGAGCTCGATGAAGAAGGAAGCATCAAGAAACAAACAACACCCATTGGAGTAACATTAAGCCTCACAGAAAAAGGAAAAGGAAAATTACGAACATTGCATGGCGAGCTCCAACAAATTCTGAGTCAGCAAACAAATTTGACAGGAATAGTCAAAGACGGATTAGGAGAAGGAAAATTCTATATGAGTCAGGAGCAGTACAAGCAGCAGTTTCAAAGCTTATTAAATTTCACGCCATATCCAGGAACATTAAATCTTGCAGTGGACAAAAATACAGCAGCAGTATTTCTTGCGGCAAAGAAACAGCTCTACATCAGTGGTTTCCAAACAAAAGAACGAACGTTTGGTGGTCTCAAATGTTATCCTATCCTTATCGCGAAAAAAGTTGCGGGCGCGGTGATTGTTCCTGACAGAACAACGCACACGCTCGAAACAGTAGAAATTATCGCGGCAGCAAATTTACGATCAATATTGAAATTGGAGAATGGGAAGGAGATTAATGTAAGTTAA
- a CDS encoding riboflavin synthase produces the protein MNIIWRIGVADTTFAQMDMYKAVEQAFNDAQKEDKELKIEIIRYTVPGIKDLPVACKSLLTNNKCDIAIALGMPGPMPIDKQCAHEASIGIQHAMLMTNKHILEVFAHADEEADPKKLVALAHDRAYKHAKNAIALLKGRTTLTPFAGKGLRQGKSHVGSLE, from the coding sequence ATGAATATAATCTGGAGAATCGGAGTCGCGGACACTACCTTTGCGCAAATGGATATGTACAAGGCAGTCGAGCAAGCATTCAACGATGCGCAGAAAGAAGACAAAGAATTGAAAATAGAAATTATCCGCTACACAGTCCCTGGAATCAAAGATCTTCCTGTCGCGTGCAAATCTTTGCTCACCAACAATAAGTGCGATATCGCAATCGCTCTCGGTATGCCTGGACCAATGCCTATTGACAAACAATGCGCACATGAAGCATCCATTGGCATCCAACACGCAATGCTCATGACCAATAAACATATTCTTGAAGTATTCGCGCACGCGGATGAAGAAGCAGATCCAAAAAAGCTTGTTGCGCTTGCGCATGACCGCGCGTACAAGCACGCAAAGAACGCAATCGCATTACTGAAAGGAAGAACCACATTAACACCATTCGCGGGAAAAGGATTACGGCAAGGAAAATCGCATGTCGGAAGTTTGGAGTGA
- the ribH gene encoding 6,7-dimethyl-8-ribityllumazine synthase, whose protein sequence is MTTNKNTIIPNTEDKTRISIAIVVADFNEEITREMVKVAEKRAKEKNIHIAQIIHVPGVFDMPLAVKKLLQKENIQGIVTLGVVISGGTSHDAHVADNAARQISNLTLEYEKPVALSIIGHNVSKQQAMERYESYAKHGVDAVVELIQMLNKI, encoded by the coding sequence ATGACCACAAACAAAAACACAATAATTCCAAATACAGAAGACAAGACGCGCATTTCAATCGCAATTGTCGTCGCGGATTTTAATGAAGAGATAACACGTGAGATGGTCAAAGTCGCGGAAAAACGCGCGAAAGAAAAAAACATCCACATTGCGCAAATCATCCATGTTCCAGGTGTGTTTGATATGCCGCTTGCGGTAAAGAAATTACTGCAGAAAGAAAACATCCAAGGAATTGTGACGCTTGGTGTAGTGATCAGTGGAGGAACAAGCCATGACGCGCATGTCGCTGATAATGCGGCGCGGCAGATTAGCAATCTCACACTTGAATATGAAAAACCTGTTGCGTTGAGTATCATTGGACACAACGTCTCAAAGCAGCAAGCAATGGAACGCTATGAAAGTTACGCGAAGCATGGCGTTGACGCGGTTGTTGAGTTAATTCAAATGTTGAATAAAATATGA
- the ribA gene encoding GTP cyclohydrolase II, with translation MNQTETKRIQTAITSFQSGKPIIVTDANDRENEADVIYPAETIKEQDIAFMLQHTSGIICVPCEKNILKKLKIPLMVENNTARHGCAFTVSIDAKETKTGVSAAERAQTIQALCDPKTKPEDFTRPGHIFPLQAKESILERQGHTEAAVELCKLAKRKPIAVLAELMNPDGSMMREEQLQTFARKYNFPIISIEELVAYIQENQGTQKREENKSDINQEEKEEENKEKRATHSLIRHNAIHLPSEYGDFTAIPFEEEKTGITHLAILKGDPTNKQNILTRIHSECLTGDILGSQRCDCGDQLKAAMLRIEKEGLGIILYMRQEGRGIGLLPKLQAYHLQEKGFDTIEANELLGFKPDEREYTSAVEILKNLNITTIKLLTNNPEKIQALNKSGIHVVDRISLEIEPTMHNKEYLTTKKEKMGHLLNNV, from the coding sequence ATGAATCAAACTGAAACAAAAAGAATACAAACAGCAATCACTTCCTTCCAATCAGGGAAACCTATAATCGTCACCGATGCAAACGATCGCGAGAACGAAGCAGATGTGATCTACCCTGCAGAAACAATCAAAGAGCAAGACATCGCGTTTATGCTCCAACACACATCTGGAATCATTTGCGTCCCCTGCGAAAAAAACATCCTAAAAAAACTCAAGATCCCATTAATGGTAGAAAACAACACTGCACGCCATGGATGCGCGTTCACTGTCTCCATCGACGCAAAAGAAACAAAGACAGGAGTCAGCGCGGCAGAACGAGCGCAAACAATTCAAGCGCTTTGTGATCCAAAAACAAAGCCAGAAGATTTCACGCGACCAGGACACATCTTTCCACTCCAAGCAAAAGAAAGTATTCTTGAAAGACAAGGACATACAGAAGCGGCAGTAGAGCTCTGCAAGCTCGCAAAAAGAAAACCAATCGCAGTGCTCGCAGAATTGATGAATCCTGATGGAAGCATGATGCGGGAAGAACAACTCCAAACATTCGCGAGAAAATATAATTTTCCAATCATTTCAATAGAAGAACTTGTTGCGTATATACAAGAAAACCAAGGAACACAAAAAAGAGAAGAAAATAAAAGTGACATAAACCAAGAAGAAAAAGAAGAGGAAAACAAAGAAAAAAGAGCAACACACTCGCTCATTCGCCATAACGCAATCCACCTTCCAAGCGAGTATGGAGATTTCACGGCAATTCCATTTGAAGAAGAAAAAACAGGAATCACGCATCTTGCTATTCTCAAAGGAGATCCAACAAACAAACAAAATATTCTCACCAGAATTCATTCAGAATGTCTCACAGGAGACATTCTTGGATCACAGCGTTGTGATTGTGGTGACCAACTCAAAGCGGCAATGCTAAGAATAGAGAAAGAAGGGCTTGGAATTATTCTGTACATGCGTCAGGAAGGAAGAGGAATTGGCTTGCTTCCAAAACTACAAGCATATCATCTGCAGGAAAAAGGATTTGATACTATTGAAGCGAATGAATTGCTTGGATTTAAACCAGACGAACGAGAGTACACAAGTGCAGTGGAAATTCTGAAAAATCTCAATATCACAACAATAAAACTGTTGACCAATAATCCTGAAAAAATACAAGCGTTAAACAAAAGTGGAATTCATGTGGTGGACAGAATCTCTTTAGAAATTGAACCAACAATGCACAACAAAGAATATCTCACGACAAAGAAAGAAAAGATGGGACATTTATTAAATAATGTATGA